The sequence CACaaccatttgtatttatttaatttaacccttattttacccaGTAAGTTGACAGAACACACctagggaatagttacaggggagatgaggggggatgaatgagccagttGTAAACCGGGgcatgattaggtggccatgatgttatgaaggccagattgggaatttagccaggacaccggggttcaTACCCCTACTCTTAAGTGCCATGGGCTTTTTTAGTGACCacggagagtcaggacacccgtttaactcCCCATCCGAAAAACTCTTAATGGCTCTAGAATAAAGCGTAGAGCAGGGATTGTGATTCCTCCAGCTAAATCAGGAATTCCTGCTTTGACATTTCTCCTCCATTTGTTGCTCATCGAAACGGACCTATCCCCTAGATTTTCTTCAGGTTGTCCTGTTCCCGTCCCTGGGATAGGAACGTAGTTGTTTCCCATGGACCCGTGTTTGCATGGAGCCTTATCTTTTACACCACGGTGACCCACTGATGCTTCTCTGTCTTGCTCTTCCCTCAGGAAAGGCGACTACCACAGGTATCTGGCTGAGTTTGCCACCGGGAACGACAGGAAGGAGGCTGCAGAGAACAGTTTGGTCGCCTACAAAGCTGCGAGCGACATCGCCATGATCGAACTGCCACCTACACACCCCATTCGCCTAGGCCTCGCTCTTAACTTCTCCGTATTTTACTATGAAATCCTCAACTCGCCCGACCGCGCCTGCAGGCAAGTACCTCGCATAGCTCTCCCTTGATAGACTTCTAACTTAAAATATCACATTTTTATGTTGATTCAATACGGTGACCTATTCTCTTGATACAAGTGTGACATAATCCCGTGTTTGTACTGCAGGTTGGCGAAGGCTGCGTTCGATGACGCCATCGCAGAGCTGGACACGCTGAGCGAAGAAAGCTACAAGGACTCCACACTAATCATGCAGTTGTTACGCGACAACCTGACACTATGGACTTCAGACATGCAGGGAGATGGTAAGCGTGAGTGAGAGGTCCCCCACTTGGACTTTTAGAATGTATGGAGGAAGTTGGTCATATTATGAAGGGGGGGAAATAGATTTGAGAGCATGCTCAATTCTGCCATTTCTTCCAGTCTGAGTTATGCTTGCAATATTACAGCAGTTAGCCTTTGCCATTTTTTTGTCAGTTAATCCATTACAATATGTTTGTAAACAGATGCTATCCTACCAGAAGAGTGTAGCACTCAATCTTGTTGAGTTGTGCTGTTGGTTATTCGGCTCTTTTCTAAGCTGCTGACGTGGATCATTACGCTAACCCGAACGTCTCCCTTCTCCATCCGTCTCTAACCCAACCTTGTGCCTTTCACCTTGCAGTTCCTTCTGCATTGCTTAGtggtcttctcccccctctctctgccctctagaGTTGTAGCTTCTTCAACCTTCATCTTAACGTCcgactcatctctcctctctccttccgttTGTGTAGAATCCTAAAGGAACAAAACAGCCGTTTATTTCCCATAATCTGTACTTTGTAAGTGTTTTCTGCATTTAGTTTGACTCGTTTGTGTTCTGTCCACCTTCACTACTAAGTCACTGCAACGCCACTCACCTGTCATCGGTTTGTGTCATGGGGAAAGTTGTATGTTCACACTGTGTCTTATGAATCGTCCTTCTACGTAGTGATTGTTTTTAAATCACCGCTGTATCAGTAATGCATTTAGTTAGAGCAACTGTCTTTTTCATGTTCTGATGGACAGCTGACAGATTATTGGGTTCTGTAGGACAGCTCTGTAGGTACAAGGTGACCATCTTTCTCTGTGGGGCTGCAAGGTGTTTCACCAAGTTCCAACTTTGGTTTGTGTGTAGAGTCTGACGCTCTGAAGTTGCCTGCCTGGTCTCCGTAGCTATTGTAAGAGGACTAACAGCATGGCACCAGTTGTTGAGCAAGCTGTATGTGATATCCTGTCTGTCTTTGACTAGGTGACATTTATCTACATCCAGTCTCGTAATCGCTGTGTCATTCTGTCTGCCTGGCGTCCTGAAGCATGACACAAATAGACAGTTGTCTCACTAGCAACGGAACACCAGCACAATATAGTGGCTAATGTTGGGAATATAATACTTGGGTGTAGAGTCTTGGGCAGATCTATCCAAATATTCTATGTTACTGCATTAGCTAGATGGCTAAGGAGAAATTCACCAATCAAACTTGCTTCTCAATTATAAACGGAAGTCATCTATTAGGTTGTCAAGTATGGCCCAAATAGGACTTTTCGTTCGAAAGCTTTTTAGTTACTCTGAGATGTCCTTTTTTTATTTGAAGCACCACACTGGTGCGTTTTGATATGCTCTACGAGGTCGTAGTTAGTGGTTGAAGTTTCACTGCATGTGCTAAGATGTGACGTGGCACGCTGAATGAAACCACCGCTGGGCTCACTTCGGCTTGTCCACCTGCAACTTCGGAGACTTAATTTAAAACTGTCACAGGAGTAATGCAATACTTCCACAGCATCTCTGTTTGGACACTGATTCTGATCACCTAGACTGAGGGTTGTCTCTCTTGTAAATAACCTGAAAGCCCAGCCCTCACCGTCCATTGTCTCTTGTTTTCAAGCAGGTGAAGAACAACAGAACAAAGAGGCGCTGCAAGATGTGGAGAACGAGCCCCAGTAAGACCTCACAGCCAACTTGAGACCCCCGCCTCCACACTCACCCCTCCCCCAAAATGAAAACAAACCAGAGTCCCAACAGGAGCCACCACGCCCAAGTGACAGCGGCTCTCTAGAGATAATCAGTTCTCTTcattaacattttatttttttccccttaaATTCAATTCAAATATAAATACCACTTAATTGAGACGACATACAATTTTGGAAAGACAGAGTCCCTGGATAATTTTATTTTTC comes from Salmo salar chromosome ssa20, Ssal_v3.1, whole genome shotgun sequence and encodes:
- the LOC106580784 gene encoding 14-3-3 protein epsilon isoform X2, coding for MGDRDDLVYQAKLAEQAERYDEMVESMKRVAGLDVELTVEERNLLSVAYKNVIGARRASWRIISSIEQREENKGGEDKLKMIREYRQTVENELKSICNDILDVLDKHLIPAANTGESKVFYYKMKGDYHRYLAEFATGNDRKEAAENSLVAYKAASDIAMIELPPTHPIRLGLALNFSVFYYEILNSPDRACRLAKAAFDDAIAELDTLSEESYKDSTLIMQLLRDNLTLWTSDMQGDGEEQQNKEALQDVENEPQ
- the LOC106580784 gene encoding 14-3-3 protein epsilon isoform X1; the encoded protein is MGDRDDLVYQAKLAEQAERYDEMVESMKRVAGLDVELTVEERNLLSVAYKNVIGARRASWRIISSIEQREENKGGEDKLKMIREYRQTVENELKSICNDILDVLDKHLIPAANTGESKVFYYKMKGDYHRYLAEFATGNDRKEAAENSLVAYKAASDIAMIELPPTHPIRLGLALNFSVFYYEILNSPDRACRLAKAAFDDAIAELDTLSEESYKDSTLIMQLLRDNLTLWTSDMQGDAGEEQQNKEALQDVENEPQ